Genomic segment of Melanotaenia boesemani isolate fMelBoe1 chromosome 10, fMelBoe1.pri, whole genome shotgun sequence:
CTTCTTCCTTGTTTTAATCCAGGattcaataaagtttttagtaaaaatctgaaacatgTTTGTGTCTCTTAAGTAAGGAAgtaagtaaaatgtggtaatactcTCAGTTTATACAGTGCAGACTTTATAGAGCTGTTATTCTTATTTAGATGCAGCAACTTAGCAGAATGCAAAAGAGGTTCATCTAATGAATGCAAAGACAAACCAATTAGGTTTTCTTGGGAATTCACATATATTTAGTATAAAACACCCAGATGACTGAAAATTGTCAAAATGTGCAACTTTGGatgtttcattctttcatttgacTGCACTagattcttaacagattaatgagaatacttggtaataactacttaattattcttaacagattaatgagaatacttggtaataattacttaattattcttaacagattaatgagaatacttggtaataattacttaattattcttaacagattaatgagaatacttggtaataattactttattattaACAGATTattgagaatacttggtaataattactttattattcttaacagattaatgagaatacttggtaataattacttaattattcttaacagattaatgagaatacttggtaataactacttaattattcttaacagattaatgagaatacttggtaataattacttaattattcttaacagattaatgagaatacttggtaataattacttaattattaacAGATTattgagaatacttggtaataattacttaattattcttaacagattaatgagaatacttggtaataattacttaattattcttaacagattaatgagaatacttggtaataattacttaattattcttaacagattaatgagaatacttggtaataattacttaattattcttaacagattaatgagaatacttggtaataattacttaattattcttaacagattaatgagaatacttggtaataactacttaattattcttaacagattaatgagaatacttggtaataattacttaattattcttaacagattaatgagaatacttggtaataacttTAAGTTGTTGATGGCATGTACATGACataataaagtcaataaattcaaaaacatttaagtttatttaggCCTTAGCTGCAACCAAATCAAGCctcttaaatgtattttctaagttatatgaaatataaatcaatgtttaatatttcatagtaTTTACCTTAGTTTACTATAACTCATACAAGAGTATGACGTCAGTATTATTTAACTTCCTCTACTGAGGGATAAATAAAGTCCTCAATAAAGTTGGATGCAAAttagtaaaaaatattaaagtgatTAAACTAACTAGATATCTCTGTTTCAACTAGATGCCCAAACAACCAGCAGTAGACAGAGATTCCCTTCTGGAAGTTCTCTGCTCATCAAAAGAGGCCAAACTCCTGGAAAACGCAAGCATAGCCACCCCTAGAGTCAGAGTCTGGACAGAGCTGAGTGAGCAGCTAGGACACAGGATCTCTGCAAAGGCGCTTTATACCATCGTCAAGTTAAACCGATACGATGTCTGGTCAGCTTTAGGGTTCAGTATTCAGACCAAGGATCCAGAAAGCAGTGACCCAGAAACATCAGAGTCAGGTTTTTCTCCTGGACTAAAAGATAAGGATTTCCAGCTTGAAGTTCCATTTGATAAATGGAGGCAGTTTATTCCTGAATATGTGGAATATAAGGACATGGGTTCTTCAACTAAAAAAAGGGAATACAGAATTTTGAAGCCTGGCATCTGGACTCATATTATAAATGAGCTTATTTGGAAAGAAGTTAAAAGCCCATGAACATCTGTATTTAAGAGAGCCTAGGTCTATCCATCACAGACAACAGATTATATATCTATAAAAGGTTACTGTAAAGAGTGTCTTAGTCATTTAGATATTCAGTGTGAGAAAGAGCCTGCACTAAACAGCCCGATGGTCctaaagtgcaaaataaaaaacactgatgaATCCAAGCACACAGGTCAGTCCAAGCGCTTCATGTCTGGACACTTGCGTGTGCAGGTAGCCACAGAGTGTGTGATGGCAGGAAGGAACCCATGTATGGCGGCATCACGGGCAAACACGCTGATGGATTTTGGAGATCCTGAGCCAAGCCACCTACCCAATTTGGCTACCCTGTTGAAACAGCAGCAATATCACGCCAAACAAATGCAGTTTACTCATTATTATATTGGTGAagtaacaaaatttaaatactcACTGGTTGCATGGACGAACTTGGTCTGGAAACAGGAAAACCCACAAAATAAGAACGTCACACTTTAtctttaccaaaaaaaaaggcagttcaCCGTGTACCAGAACAGTGCTCCGCAGCGGACACTGAATGAGTGGAAAAATCAGCCGGACTAATTAATGACCAATTAACCGCAAGAACGGCTCCCTTCAAAACACACTCCATCAACTAATTCAGTAATGGTTTAATGCAATGATTGACCCATAAGAAACTTGTCATATCTTAAAAACTAACGCAGCACAAACGATCGAGACCATTTTTGTTCAATTTGGACAATGTGGGGGGGCTGGGTGAACATAGGTTGaccttaaaaacatgttttaatatcttaaaaactaaaacagcacAAACGAAAATCTTTTcagcacaaaccagcacaaacGATCGAGACCATTTCCACTGTGTTTTGCGTGGGGTGGGGGGCCAGCTTCACGCAGGTGTCAGAAGGTTATACTGAATTGATCTCATAAAATATTTGactgaacatgtaaaacaatTACGCTATGTTGTAATTGCAGGAGTAATTTATACAAAGCAGCCTCAAACCTGACCTGCGAGCTCCCAGACATGACTGTGCTTCACCTGAACGAGGCCTATGAACAGATGCCAAGGGACACTGCTCCACTTATAACCACCGTGGGGATTTCAGGGGCTATACCACTGGTGGACAGTGCCTTTGGCAAAGTTCAAGAAGGAAGTGTCCTCTCCTATCTCCTCCCAGCATGGAGCCCACCTAAAACGTGTTTGCATTCCACTGCAACACCACGACCATCTGTACCTCCCTCCAATTACTTCTTGGGCCCCACCAAGTGCTGCTTTGTACTGAGCCATCATCAGCAACTCCACATGATGTCTCTGGAAACATCACATGACATGCCCACCGAACTGAGGAGAGCACAAGGCAGCAAAGCTCTCTGCAGGAATGGCACCTCTTAAGGAGGCTGCGTGCGACATCCTCTAGATTTAGGTATGTGCACTTTTCACCCAACAGCATATAtagttgtaaacaaacatgatgatcCTGTCGGAATAAGAAACtgtgttaaatatgattttgtttttaaaactttgccttcatataaacatctttttcagaAACCGCAGCCTAGCAGACCTTatgcattttggttttaataatagtatagtgtttatatatatatatatatatatatataattgtactgtttaattatatactgtTTATCCATGTGATGTGCTTCAGAGAAGTTTGCCATGTGAGAGGACAGTCATCGGCAGAAAGCTTGGCCTCGAATCTCTCGGTCAGGCTACAAAACTGCCGACATGAAGAGAGGCCTCGAGCTGGAGCCTAAGGCAATAGAGGAGTATTGTCTGGCGAGGGACGTCAACCACTACCCATGTGGCTTCATCATTCATCCCGATGCGCCGTGGCTTGGGGCTTCACCAGATGGTCTGATCTACGACCCAAAAGCTGAACCTGCATTTGGACTGGTAGAGGTGAAGTGTCCTCATGTCAGAAGCTATGTGGACTGCACTTACCTCAGGGTCTCTGATGACatacttcagttaaaaaaatcacatgcctACTACTGGCAGGTGCAGGGGCAACTTTTATTAAGTGGATTTGAATGGTGCGGCTTTGTAGTCTACACTGAGGATGACCTGTTCATTCAGAGGATTTACAGGGATGATGAAGTTCTACAAGctataaaagagaaaactgattatGATGCTTGCACTGCTTGTAAACAGAGGTGGGTAGTAACGTGGTACATTTACTCCATTACATTAACTTGGGtaagtttttacaaaaaatgtactttttatagTAGTTTTAAAACGGTGTGCTTTTTACTTTCACTGAATTATACTTATAAATTAACACTACTTTTACTCCATTACAATTGCATGCATTCCACTTGTTGCTTCTATTTTTGGCCATTTATTAATATGAATCAGTTTTGTTACACGACTTCCACATGACcatctcagaaaacaaacatactgtGCTGGTGGCTACGTCAGTTTTATGAagactgttttaatgtgatggatgttttattcatgttcatttttttcatcactgtttcagttattgatttttagttaaaaagaatatatctgatgttgttgtcagtattttagtagtttttttcaaTAAGTACTTTTTAGTCTAACTAGAGTAATTATTTGGATGACTAGCTTTGACTTTTCCTTGAGTcatatttttctcatgtaacagtactattatttcagaatttttggcttctctacccacctctgcttgtaaataacaaacaaacacaaaacaattaaaattccacCGTTTGTGTCCCAAAGGAAGGCTGTGAGATCGCCTTTTTTAttgcatcaaaatgtttaaaacagcaataacaatatCACATTCAATGACTAACTATTCTACAATAATCACTTGCAATGTCAGATTTGATTGTTCTACTTTGCCCAAGCCTTAACCAAGGGGCCATTTTCGTAGTTCAGCAGGAGACATGCAACAACGTACAGTTGATTAATGTTACCAAACATATTCAAAGGAATGACTGAATCCAATAACTTGTGTTCTTTCAATCTTCGAATCACACGCTCCACATGCACTCTGAGGTGTGCGATTGCCTGCGTTTCCCTGACCTCACTCTCAGGCATTTGATGTCttcctgaaagaaatgcagGTCTGTACATCTTACAGGGCACACAGTTGTCCATCAGGAAGCCTCTGTCCACCATGATCGCTGAGTCTGGACGGAGAAGCTTGCAAAGACCTGattccacaaacagctgcttgtcGCTGATCGAACCAGCATAGAGGGGAGAAACAAAGGTCACTGGACCATGTGGTGCTATACCAATCATTCCTTTCAGGGTGCAGTGGGACTTGTAGTTTGAGTAGACCTCACTCTGTAGCAAGGGAGAAGAAGGGGTTTGGCACCTCAGCTCAGTGCAGTCCAGAACCACAGTGGTGTCAGCATAGTCTCTGAACTCTACAGGTAGGTACTCCCGGATCCTCTCTTGTGTCATCCAGATTCTCTGTGCACCcaggacagaaagcaaaaaaatgcTCCATGTGAGAATTATTCTGCTCACAGTAGATTGGTGGATTTGATAGCGGTCAGCCAGGTCCCTCTGCTTCAGTACAAGGGCCGGGTAgttcaggaacaggaacatCTCATCTATTGGGTGTAGAGCCTGTCCCTGTGAAATACAcaagataagaaataaatggttGGCTGTACTACTTTATTGTGCTGTAGTTGGAAAATcacataattacaaataagGCCTACCGTGGGAGCACTCAGTCgtccagcatcatcagcagttaAGCTGGTCGCTCGGACCATGTATTTCAGTGATGGTTGAATGACCTGCCAAAACCGCATCAGGTGGTCATAAGATGCAAACCTGGAAACAGATGGAGACCTAACTTCACCTGAGGGacattccattttgttttattcattattttgaaaattaccataAGCAGGATAAATGTTAACCAAACTACATTAGTcagatattcagtcatttttttccccacacgctgtgtaaattttttttagatagacatttatttatgcctCAGTGGGGTAATTCATAGTGCTGTAGACAGCTGTACTATTTCAcagtaaacaagtaaaacaatatgaatagataaacaagttgtgtatacaaatatatatatacacacaactacaatataaatacatcaACACTGCTGTGAACAGGCCTAATTGtggagtctgacagcagagggGAGGAAGGACCTGCTGTATCTCTCCATTGATGATGCTTTTGGTGTTCTTGACCTTCATCTGCGATCTGAAGTAAACCTTCCTGCTACAAGCAACCACCTGTTAGACCGGGgtcttattaatttgtatttcagaatacgtttttaatttccatgttcatggaGTCTAACAAGTAAACCAGTCTATCCAAATATAAGAAGACGACCCCTCATTTCCCCTTGATGTTTCACTCTCAGCAGATATCTGCATCTGATCATCCACCTGGCTGCTTCCTACCTGCAGATTCTACAGGTGAAGCTCCTGCAAACTTCAGTTATACTGAGGGGTTACCTTATGAAATAAATgcttaacattttcacagtacAGAGCAGCCCCTttcaccctgctgctgtcagaccttACAATCAGACCTGCTCACAGTCGACAACATGTAAGCTAGATGTTTACAGTAAGCAATAAGCAGAAAGCAATATACCATCTCCTGTGCTATAACTCAGCTCTTTATTTTcaccaatataaaaaataaaataatggtgCTCCTCTTGTGACACtgtattatcatcatcatcatcaacaacattattattattaagaagaaTAGACTATGCATTATGTAGCGTggctatgtattattattattattattgtcattgctgttatcgttattattatcactttatttctaaagaggGGCTCCATATAACTGGTCTAAAAGTAGAAGATAACTAACAAATGTACTTACCGGGTGAAAAAACGAATGTCCACATCGGACCCATCAAATCGCTGTATCCCGAAACGTGACAGGAacatctgctccagctgctgcctTAGTGGAGCGACTTCCTCTCGTAGCCTCTGCTTTTCCTCCAGCACACTGTCCACAACGGCAGGATCCGGACCCACGCAGTAGTCGTGATCGTGTGCACAATCTGGTTCCCCAGTTTCCACATTCTCTGGTTCTCTAGCTGTGCGTTCCCACACAGAAAGTCTTCTCTCACCAAGAGAAAAGTTGTTCCACGGAAATAAAAGTGGAACGGCGCCGGGTCTCAGCGCCTCCTCTTGCCTTCCTTACTCGGCTCTTTGACATCTTGCGCTGTAAAGTGTCGACTGCATACACGGGTGTGTGGAGTGATGATGAGATTATCCCTTCTGATGTTCACCATCCATCTCTTCCGTTGTTGATCCTCCGAGGGAAACGTGTGGAAACTGATGGTTGAATTGTATTTAGCTGACGAGGTAACAATGGAACACAGCAGTGTTCAGCTGTCCACCTTTCACGCCGCTGAAACTTGTGTTCCTGCTTCATCTCACGTTATATATTATACCATTATAGTAATACACTCTTCTATAAACAACTATACTACCTGTTGTCTCGAATATGAACAATATCTTATTCCTTTGTTTCCCTCAGTGTTCAAATCTACAGCCACAACGTTACCATAGCTTTAACCGGAAGCGTTTTTACTGGCGTGTCGTGAACcggaagttaaaaaaacagcaccGTGCATAAAGTCTCTTACAACTGTTCATGGTAAGGTTCAGTATAGCTTATAtatcaattattaaaaaataaaaaactattggACTGACCCTTTGGACTTTCTGAAAAGATAATGTTTTCTATTGCCACCCACAGATATAGCAGCGTATCTGGAATACAAGCTGGACACTTGAATGGCTCCTGTCATGCTCCGTGGTACGGGGCCCAGCtttcccagctgccctgaaggcatcttcccctcattcattcatgattgctgatgcgctccacctgcgctgagcgctttatatacctgctggtgacaactcttccctgccagatcgtcttggttcatcTCTGTACGTATCCAGCCTTTGTACTTCTGCCTGCCTGCGTGCCTGTCTGTCGTTGACCCTCTTGCCTGGATTTGGATTTCgcctctgcctgccccctgtctggtgcTTGTGCTTGTTTGGATCTTCTGACTCACTGACCTCTGGAAATTATTACAGGACTGAGATATCGGATCACGGACTCTACTTTCCTTGCCCCACCGGAGATTCTCTGGATTCCCCGCTGTCTGCCTTGTCAGCAGTCCGACCTGTGGTTTGTAAACCGCCTTCTAAcctcatgaatctgcagtgagagtgtgtgtgatgtgtttgtgtctgcagttagtgtgatgaatctgcagtgagagtgtgtgtgatgtgtttgtgtctgcagtcagtgtgatgaatctgcagtgagagtgtgtgtgatgtgtttgtgtctgcagtcagtgtgatgaatctgcagtgagagtgtgtgtgatgtgtttctgtctgcagacagtgtgatgaatctgcagtgagagtgtgtgtgatgtgtttgtgtctgcagtcagtgtgatgaatctgcagtgagagtgtgtgtgatgtgtttctgtctgcagacagtgtgatgaatctgcagtgagagtgtgtgtgatgtgtttcctgctttagtttCTGCTTAATGATTTCTGTGTTGCAGGAAATCCTCACAGCGTATTTGCGGTCTGTCGGGCTCGAGGTGGTGGACACCAGACATCCTCCATCTCTGCTtcatcctccctctcctcctttgATCCCTTCTCCTCCCCCTCATCTTCctattcctcctccttctcatcTTTCTCCTCCTATTCCTTCTCCTGTTGTCCTTTATCTTGCCCTTCTCCTCTTTCtagtgtttcttcttttctgttctcttcctctttctccttttcctgctccccctttcttctcctcctctttctcccccTCCTTActgtttctcctctttctcctctatctccttctccccctcctcctcctatttcctctttttatctctcctcttccttctcctgCTCCAccaccttctcctcctcctcctttttcttaCTTTCTCCTCCTCAGGTAGGTGCTGACAGTGAGGAACAGGTGAGAGTGGAGGGAACGGACAGATGTTCATTCTACTTTATCCATAAAGATGATGAAGATTTCACAACAAATGGAgctaaattcattaaaataaatcaataagcaCATCGCTTCACCAGCGCTGAGGAGGCGGAAAACTTCATTAACAGACACGGTCAAAACGGGTGAACGACTTACGGGATAATATTCGTCCACAGGACCGATGACAACTATGGGACGGGTGGACAGTATGAAGAACTCTTTGCGGGTGAGTGCTGAGCTGGCTCGGTCTGTTGCCTGGCAACGGGGCCACCCCGCGGACCATAACCTGTTCTATGGCTTTTTCAttttacctgttttatttttgttctttgggCCAAGAAGTGGCCAAAAGGCCCTCTTGAAGCTTCAGGGGGGACactttaagtttagtttttgttcttatttttgcaTATATGTTTGTGCTAAAGGAAACGTAGACATGACAAAGAAATCTGGGATAGAGAGTGgcttttactttgttatttTCGACTGGGGCTATTGCAGTatggttattttctttttatggttaCAAAATGTATTAGAATTATAAGTTGGAATATAAAGGGGTGTGGAAGTCCTGCTAAGAGAGGGAAGATAATGGCGTATCTTAAGCATCACAAAGCAGATATTGCATTCATTCAAGAGTCTCATTTCGGAGCAGAAGAAGCTATGAAATTGAAATTTGGATGGGTGGGGCATGTTTTTCATAGCTCCTTCTCCAGCAGACGTAATGGGGTCACTATATTGATACACAAGAATCTCaactttactttaattaaacaaatgaaagctAGTGAGGGTAGAATGATTTGTCTCCAGGCCAACATAAATGGTAGCAATattatactgtgtaatatttatgcGCCAACAATTGGGAACCCCAATTTCTTTCAtgaggtaaataaaatactgggGGACATGGAGGGGGATATTATCCTTGCAGGAGACTTTAATCAGGTCTGGGACGCCTTTATTGATCGAAGCGTGTTTACCAGCCCATTAGTACCTAAAGACAGGGCTGCAATCCATATGTTAAGTGAGGATAACGGTCTTGTAAATATCTGGCGGCTAACAAATCCACGCGAAAGAgagtatactttttttttttctcacactgtCATAAATCCTACTCGAGAATTGACATGTTCTTGATATCAAACAACATTACTAAACAAGTTGCGTATTGCAAAATTAATGCAATAGCTCTGTCTGACCATGCCGCTATAAAGCTGGGGATCGATATAAATaagagagggagatggagaCTAAACACGTCATTGTTGCATGATGAGACATTTACAGCATCTAGAAAAGAAgatcttttgtcctttttagaCATAAATACGGGCAGTGTCGACAGAAGGTTGACTGAATGGGAAGCGTCAAAAGCATACATTAGGGGAAAAATCATAGCATATGCATCTAAAAAAGGAGGATATAGGCAAAAGCAAAGAATTAGAGACTCAAATTAGAGTGCGCGAAAGGGAACTGGCACAACATTTCCGGATCAGTCATATCAGAATATTTGTAAACTTAAATTTGAACTTCAGGAAAAATATAACAAGAAGGTAGAATACGCTTTATTTAGGTTGGGGACATCCTTTTATGAAGAAGGGGAAAAACGGGCAAACTGCTGGCCAGACAATTAAAACAACGGAATTCCAGCAACTTAATCGCAGCCATTAGAAAAGGGTGTACAACAATGACGGCAaccaaataaagttttacaacaATATTATGAGGCATTGTACACCTCAGACATAAATCCCAAACAGGAAGAAatgacagtttgtttgttttttaccaaTTTGAATCTACCTAAATTGACTCCTGAACAGGCGGACCTATTAGGTGGTCCTATGACAGAGACTGAAATTAGGAAATTCATATCTAGTATGAAAAATGGGAAATCGCCCGGGTTAGACGGGCTTCCCGTTGAGTATTATAAGCAATTCTTGGACATCCTGGTTCCAGTGCTAAAGGAGGTATATAATGAAGTGTATACTTTACAGTCCCTACCCCCTACTTTTGGCGAAGCCCTGGTATCTGTTCTGCCAAAGAAGGATAAGGACCCTTTGCAACCCTCTAATATTCGACCCATTAGCTTACTCATTGTAGACTGCAAGATTTTAACTAAGATCTTAGCAACTCGCTTAGAGAAGGTATTACCGGTTATCATACACCCAGACCAAGTGGGCTTTATGAAAAATAGATCATCGACAGACAACATGAGGAGATTGATACACCTAATTAGCattaacagggaaaaaaatggtCCAATGGTCTTTTTGCGGCACTGTCAAATTTTGGGTTTAATAACCACTTTATTACATGGGTTAACACTATATAACAGCCCCAGGGCGTCAGTCACAACCAACGGTGTAACATCGCCCTTCTCCAGTCTTAAAAGGGGCACGAGGCAGGGTTGCCCTCTTTCGCCTCTGCTTTTTAACATCTCGCTGGAACCGCTGGCTGTTGCTATAAGGGCGAACGCAGACATAAGGGGGGTTGCAAACAACATAAATTGCTACTGTATGCGGATGACATATtggtcctgttaaaagacccaGATTACACAACACCACATTTAATGGAAACAATACAATCATACTCAAATGTTTCAGGTTACAAAATTAACTGGACGAAATCTGAGGCCATGCCAATCACGGGGTTTTGTAATGGAAATACAATAACAAAATTCGGCTTTAAAGGGATTCCTCGGGGAAGGACATATTTAGTAATTTCAATAAGCAGGGAAATAGAAGAAATGCCTGTGTTAAATTTTGAACCGAttctacaaaaaataaagactaaccTGGACAAGTGGGAAAAGATCAAACTTACACTGTGGGGGAAGgtgaatgtaattaaaatggttGT
This window contains:
- the LOC121647815 gene encoding uncharacterized protein LOC121647815, with the translated sequence MFLSRFGIQRFDGSDVDIRFFTRFASYDHLMRFWQVIQPSLKYMVRATSLTADDAGRLSAPTGQALHPIDEMFLFLNYPALVLKQRDLADRYQIHQSTVSRIILTWSIFLLSVLGAQRIWMTQERIREYLPVEFRDYADTTVVLDCTELRCQTPSSPLLQSEVYSNYKSHCTLKGMIGIAPHGPVTFVSPLYAGSISDKQLFVESGLCKLLRPDSAIMVDRGFLMDNCVPCKMYRPAFLSGRHQMPESEVRETQAIAHLRVHVERVIRRLKEHKLLDSVIPLNMFGNINQLYVVACLLLNYENGPLVKAWAK